The Halioglobus maricola genome segment GCATTAAAACCGAGGTCGATCCCAAGCTGGAAATGACCGAAATCGCCGACCGTACCCTGCGGGCCGGCGGCCCAGCCCTGTTATTCGAAAACCCCAAAGGCTTCAACACCCCCGTGCTCGCCAACCTGTTTGGCACTGAACAGCGCGTGGCGCTGGGCATGGGCGAGGAAGACACCGCCGCCCTGCGCAAAATTGGCGAACTTCTCGCCTACCTGCGCCAGCCAGACCCTCCCAAGGGATTCAAGGATCTTGCAGACAAGGCGCCCGTACTCAAGCAGGTGCTCAATATGGGCCCCAAGCAGGTGCGCAACCCGCCCTGCCAGTACCACGCGAAACAAGGTGACGAGGTAGATCTCTACCAACTGCCCATTCAGACCTGCTGGCCGGGCGATGCTGGCCCGCTGGTCACCTGGCCCCTGGTCATTACCCGCGGCCCTGCCAAGGAGCGCCAGAACCTGGGTATCTACCGCATGCAACTGATCGGCAGGAACAAGCTGATCATGCGCTGGCTGTCGCATCGCGGCGGCGCTCTGGACTACCGCGAGTGGCAGCTCAAACACCCCGGTAAACGCTACCCGGTTGCCGTGGCGCTGGGCGCTGACCCGGCGACCACGCTGGGCGCTGTCACCCCAATACCGGATCCAGTCTCCGAGTACGCCTTCGCCGGCCTACTGCGAGGCTCGAAAACAGAAGTTGCTGAATGCTTCACACCGCTGTGCCGCGAGCATGGCCTGCAGGTACCCGCAAGCGCAGAGTACATTCTGGAAGGCTATCTCGAGCCCGGCGACGAAGCCGACGAGGGCCCCTTCGGTGACCACACCGGTTACTACAACGAGGTAGAGCGCTTCCCGGTATTTACCGTGGAAGCGATCACCCATCGGGAAGATCCGATTTACCACAGCACGTACACCGGGCGGCCACCAGATGAGCCGGCTGTGCTCGGCGTGGCGCTCAACGAAGTATTTGTGCCGCTGCTGCAGAAGCAGTTCCCGGAGATCGTCGATTTCTATCTGCCACCAGAAGGCTGCTCGTATCGTATGGCCGTGGTGACCATACGCAAGGAATACCCGGGTCATGCCAAGCGAGTGATGCTCGGAGTGTGGTCATTCCTGCGCCAGTTCATGTACACCAAGTTCGTGATTGTCACTGACGAGGACGTGAATGCGCGGGACTGGAAGGATGTTATCTGGGCAATGACCACGCGCATGGATCCGCACCGAGACAGCGTGTTTATCGAAAACACCCCCATCGACTACCTCGACTTTGCGTCGCCGGTCGCGGGCCTTGGTTCCAAGGTAGGATTCGATGCCACCAACAAGTGGCCCGGGGAAACTGACCGCGAGTGGGGTGAACCCATCGCGATGGATCAGGCAGTGAAAGATCGTGTGGACGAGATCTGGGACGAACTAGGCATCCAGTAGGATAACGTCCAATTCATCGCCAGGCGCCACTGTCGTGCCGATCGGAATGACTGCCAGCGCATTGCAGTAGCTCACAGAACTCAACACACCAGAACTCTGGTTGGCGAAACGCTGTGCCACCAGCCCTGTATCGCTCTGCTCCACATTGACCCGTAAGTAGTCCTGGCGGCCACCGGCA includes the following:
- the ubiD gene encoding 4-hydroxy-3-polyprenylbenzoate decarboxylase, which encodes MKYRDLREFIAELEQRGDLVRIKTEVDPKLEMTEIADRTLRAGGPALLFENPKGFNTPVLANLFGTEQRVALGMGEEDTAALRKIGELLAYLRQPDPPKGFKDLADKAPVLKQVLNMGPKQVRNPPCQYHAKQGDEVDLYQLPIQTCWPGDAGPLVTWPLVITRGPAKERQNLGIYRMQLIGRNKLIMRWLSHRGGALDYREWQLKHPGKRYPVAVALGADPATTLGAVTPIPDPVSEYAFAGLLRGSKTEVAECFTPLCREHGLQVPASAEYILEGYLEPGDEADEGPFGDHTGYYNEVERFPVFTVEAITHREDPIYHSTYTGRPPDEPAVLGVALNEVFVPLLQKQFPEIVDFYLPPEGCSYRMAVVTIRKEYPGHAKRVMLGVWSFLRQFMYTKFVIVTDEDVNARDWKDVIWAMTTRMDPHRDSVFIENTPIDYLDFASPVAGLGSKVGFDATNKWPGETDREWGEPIAMDQAVKDRVDEIWDELGIQ